One genomic region from Amia ocellicauda isolate fAmiCal2 chromosome 4, fAmiCal2.hap1, whole genome shotgun sequence encodes:
- the slc30a4 gene encoding putative proton-coupled zinc antiporter SLC30A4 — translation MSGARLVDRMRSVFRRDPMPWDLSDTAAFDFADDLVEEETPKFNKLKVVVSGEMGGFGSSAGANGGQINPQTDDDDSLLDGSSSLSSPAVNTDPCESCTKKTELLKQGRVMKKLGLAATLYFLFMIGELIGGYFANSLAIMTDALHMLTDLIGIVVSLLALWLSAKPPSKRFTFGLHRLEVVSATISVLLIYILTGVLLNEAVQRTIHQEFDINGDVMLITAAVGVAVNLIMGFLLNQSGHLHSHSHGPPAAAPSSAHGHSHGHGPQQSHGSLAVRAAFIHALGDLLQSIGVLVAAYIVRFKPEYKIADPICTYIFSVLVLFTTVRIIRDAGIIVLEGVPRHLDVTRIKEDLLKLEDVHSVDDLNVWALTTDKTAAVVHLQLIPSSATKWEEVQSKARLILVKTYGIYRCTVQLQCYRQTSPNRCTNCQISTA, via the exons ATGTCTGGGGCCAGACTTGTGGATAGGATGAGGTCTGTCTTCAGAAGGGATCCCATGCCTTGGGATTTGAGTGACACGGCTGCCTTTGATTTTGCGGACGATCTGGTGGAGGAGGAGACCCCCAAATTCAACAAACTCAAAGTGGTGGTGTCGGGGGAGATGGGCGGATTTGGCTCCAGCGCCGGCGCTAATGGAGGCCAGATAAACCCGCAGACGGACGATGACGACTCGCTGCTAGATGGGTCTTCGAGTCTCAGTAGTCCGGCCGTTAATACAGACCCCTGTGAGAGCTGCACCAAGAAAACTGAACTGCTGAAGCAGGGCAGGGTGATGAAAAAACTGGGATTGGCTGCGACATTATACTTTCTCTTTATGATAGGTGAACTCATAG GTGGTTATTTCGCCAATAGCCTAGCGATTATGACCGATGCCCTTCACATGCTAACGGACCTCATCGGTATTGTTGTGTCCTTGCTTGCACTGTGGCTGTCTGCAAAACCTCCTTCAAAGAGATTCACCTTTGGATTACATCGTCTAG AGGTGGTTTCTGCCACTATCAGTGTGCTGCTCATATACATCCTGACCGGTGTGCTGCTGAATGAAGCAGTGCAGAGGACAATCCACCAGGAATTTGACATTAATGGTGATGTCATGCTGATCACTGCTGCAGTTGGGGTGGCAGTAAACTTAAT AATGGGCTTCCTGCTGAATCAGTCTGGGCACctccactcccactcccacggGCCCCCTGCAGCTGCCCCCAGCTCAGCACACGGCCACAGCCACGGCCATGGTCCCCAGCAGAGCCACGGCAGCCTGGCAGTGAGGGCTGCCTTCATCCATGCGCTGGGAGACCTGCTGCAGAGCATCGGGGTCCTGGTTGCCGCTTACATCGTGCGCTTTAAG CCTGAATACAAGATTGCTGACCCTATCTGCACATACATCTTCTCCGTCCTTGTTCTCTTCACAACAGTTAGAATCATAAGGGATGCAGGGATTATTGTACTTGAAG GGGTGCCAAGACATCTGGATGTGACCCGCATTAAAGAGGACCTGTTGAAGTTGGAAGATGTTCACTCAGTAGATGATCTCAATGTCTGGGCATTAACTACTGACAAAACTGCTGCAGTGGTGCATCTACAGCTCA TTCCATCCAGTGCAACGAAATGGGAAGAAGTCCAGTCAAAGGCCAGACTTATCCTCGTCAAGACATATGGAATATATAGGTGCACAGTTCAGCTACAGTGCTACAGACAGACGTCTCCTAATAGATGTACAAACTGTCAAATATCCACTGCCTGA
- the bloc1s6 gene encoding biogenesis of lysosome-related organelles complex 1 subunit 6 — translation MDPEETDVLPSPQASPLHNSGSIESNIVSPESSVSEEPVFVDKAAVGKLTDGLISHYLPDLQNSKQALQELTQNQVILLDTLEQEITKFRECNSSLDINSLFTEAKYYHNKLVNIRKEMMMLHEKTTKLKKRALKLQQQRQKEALEKEQQREKELERERQLIAKPAKRT, via the exons ATGGATCCAGAGGAGACAGATGTGCTGCCCTCACCCCAGGCTTCCCCCCTGCACAACAGCGGATCTATAg AGTCAAATATAGTGTCTCCAGAATCCAGTGTCTCTGAGGAGCCAGTGTTTGTGGATAAGGCAGCTGTTGGGAAGCTGACTGATGGACTTATCTCTCATTATTTGCCCGACCTACAGAATTCAAAGCAGGCGCTGCAGGAGCTGAC ACAAAATCAAGTGATATTACTAGACACGCTTGAACAAGAAATCACTAAATTTCGCGAGTGCAATTCTTCACTTGATATAAATTCACTG tttacAGAAGCAAAATACTATcacaataaattagtaaatatAAGAAAAGAAATGATGATGCTTCACGAAAAGACAACAAAACTCAAG AAAAGAGCTTTGAAACTTCAACAGCAGAGGCAAAAAGAAGCTCTGGAAAAAGAGCAACAGCGGGAGAAGgagcttgagagagagaggcagctaATTGCAAAACCTGCCAAGCGGACTTAG